The sequence AACATCTTTGCTTTTTTTACTACAACGTCAGATCGTTGTATTTCAGACGTGCCCGACAACGAACAGGAATCCAGTGTAAGGGTCATCAGATGCGCGCAGCAGAGAGCCCAGCAGCGCCTGCTCCACCGCTGACGAGAAGGTCTGCGCCTGCTTTACTTTCGACAAGCGCCGAGCCAGCCCCGACCCCACAATTATGCGTCGCTCAGGAGGTAAACAACTCACCAACATCGTTGCCGCTAGGCGAGCCAGCTATGGACGCCTCTGACGCAATGGATCTCGACGAAGATCTCCTTAAAATATTAGGGGACGACCCCTCTCAAGTCAGAGTCTACGGCAAGGAGATCAGACCTGATCTTGCAGTACGTTTGCAACATATAGCTACTAATGGGCTAGGTAAAGATACACGTAAGGAACTTTTAGACAGGTACTTACCTCCTGCAAATAGCGCCTTGATTGATGCACCTACCCTCAATCCTGAGGTAAAAGCCGCCGTCCATGAACATGTCTTTAAGAGGGACAAAAGCATAGAAATACGACAGAAACAGATTTCATCTGCAATTTCCGCCTTATCAGAGAGCCTTACCTTGCTCTTGACTGAACAACCAAAGAACACAAAGCTGATACAGCTATTAATGGACTCTTGTAAGATTCTATGTGACAGTCAGCACGCAGAATCGTTAGTTAGGAGGAACTTTATTCTTCATAACTTAAAGAAGGAGCTTAAAGACGAATTACAAACAACCAAAATTGACAAGTTACTCTTCAGTCAGGAACTTGCGGAAAAAATAAAAGCCGCTAAGGCCATAAATAAATCAGGAGATGATTTGAAAGCCACACCATCGACCTCAGGTCTGCAGGCTAAGaagaacaataataataaagtacccCCCAAGAATTTAAACTGGCGAGGTCCTCCCCAGAATTATTACAGGCCGAAGGGTACTCAGAGGACGAAGGAGCCTGCACTGAAGAGCCGTCGCGACAACTCCTCGAGAAAATCATCGCATCCGCATCACAGGCGCAGCACCCGCCGATAGATATGGTAAAGTTTGCCGGCCGCTTAGCTCACTTCAGCTATCACTTCACTTCAGTGGTCACTTCTAACTAACGACAAAATTATACTCTCGTGGATACAAGGTTATCAAATACCCTTTTCAAGGCCTGTCGTACAGCGTACGCCACCTGCCCCTAGGGCGTATTCTGATTCAGAGAGAACACAGTTCCGACATTCTGTTAGCGACCTACTATGCATAGGCGCCATTTCGGAATGTCAGAGCTGTGAAGGCCAATTTATATCCCCAGTTTTTTTGGTACCTAAACCGAACGGAAAAATGAGATTTATCTTAAATTTGAAAGAGCtaaacaaatttataaatacaaaacattttaaacttgAAGACCTACGCACGGCCTTGAAATTAATATCTAAGGATAGCCATATGTGTAACCTAGATCTCAAGGACGCGTACTTTTTAATACCAATACAtggatattttaaaaagtacctTAGATTTACTttccaaaataaattatatcagTTCAATGTCTTGCCGTTCGGTTTAAACAACGCACCTTATGTTTTCACTAAAATTATGAAGCCAATCATTAGTCTGCTTAGATCTTGCGGCTATCTGTCCACCGTGTACCTTGACGATTTGTTATTGATATCTAGGTACCCTAATACATGTCTAGAAAATGTATCAGACACTATAAACCTTTTACAATCCCTAGGTTTCATTGTAAACCATGAAAAGAGTAATTTAACGCCTCATGCGAGTTGTAAATTTTTGGGATTCATCATAGACTCAAAAAATTTAGaggttactttaccactgaaaagaaattgaaaaaattaaatctgaaaTGAACACATTCCGTAATTAGAAACGTTGTTAAATTAGAGATTTTGCTCGTGTTATGGGTTTACTTACTTCGGCATGCCCAGCTGTCGAATATGGTTGGCTTTACACCAAAGAACTAGAgcgttgtaaatatttaaatgtaattgaTGATGACAATTTTGATAAGTATATGACAATTATGATAAGTATTGTCTAGAGATCTATAGTGATGCCTCAACTATGGGATGGGGGGGCCGCCTGTGGTAACGACCGGGGTAGTGGGTTGTGGAGCGCCGAAGAACGCTCACAacacataaattatttagagatTTTGGCCGCCTTTTTTGGACTTAAAGTTTTCGTAAAGTCTTATCATGACTGTCAAATTCTGTTAAGAATTGACAATACAACGGCTATTTCCTACGTTAACCGCATGGGTGGTGTACAGTTTCCACACCTTACAGACGTAACAAGAAAGTTATACTTTGTTCGCATCTTACATAAGCTCTGCTGATAATGTTATCAGCGTCTGCGATTATGTAATCGCAGACGCTGAATCTCTTCGAGTCTATCCAGATATAGAGTGGGAACTGTCACAATATTAgtttcaaaaaattgtaaaaGAATTCGGATCTccttatatagatatttttgcaagtagaattaacaaaaaatgtaaaaaatatatttcatggCACAGGGATTCTGATGCCTTTAATATAGATGCATTTACAGTGCCGTGGTCAAGTTTCTATTTCTACGGCTTCCCGCCTTTTGCAGTCATTCTTAAGAca is a genomic window of Cydia pomonella isolate Wapato2018A chromosome 15, ilCydPomo1, whole genome shotgun sequence containing:
- the LOC133525966 gene encoding uncharacterized protein LOC133525966, whose product is MRAAESPAAPAPPLTRRSAPALLSTSAEPAPTPQLCVAQEVNNSPTSLPLGEPAMDASDAMDLDEDLLKILGDDPSQVRVYGKEIRPDLAVRLQHIATNGLGKDTRKELLDRYLPPANSALIDAPTLNPEVKAAVHEHVFKRDKSIEIRQKQISSAISALSESLTLLLTEQPKNTKLIQLLMDSCKILCDSQHAESLVRRNFILHNLKKELKDELQTTKIDKLLFSQELAEKIKAAKAINKSGDDLKATPSTSGLQAKKNNNNKVPPKNLNWRGPPQNYYRPKGTQRTKEPALKSRRDNSSRKSSHPHHRRSTRR